A region from the Sphingomonas flavescens genome encodes:
- a CDS encoding CAP domain-containing protein, which produces MRMVRSLAFATFFALAVPAAAQPVLQGATGATAERLLAAHNRERAAVGAPPLQWDATLAAHAASYGPVLASLGALVHSPREGRPGERENLAKAWYGTMSPEALVDMWSRERQLMVPGSYLFPATSRTGRWEDIAHYTQMVWPTTTHVGCAIYSADWDYLICRYSPPGNKDGKPIFTSAALPVNP; this is translated from the coding sequence ATGCGCATGGTTCGATCGCTCGCCTTTGCTACCTTCTTCGCGCTGGCCGTTCCCGCGGCGGCGCAGCCCGTACTGCAAGGCGCGACGGGGGCGACGGCCGAGCGGCTGCTCGCCGCGCATAACCGCGAGCGCGCGGCCGTCGGCGCGCCGCCGCTGCAGTGGGATGCGACGCTGGCAGCGCACGCGGCATCCTACGGTCCGGTGTTGGCGAGCCTCGGTGCGCTGGTCCATTCACCTCGCGAGGGGCGGCCTGGTGAACGCGAGAACCTGGCGAAGGCATGGTACGGGACGATGTCGCCCGAGGCGCTGGTCGATATGTGGAGCCGCGAGCGGCAGCTGATGGTGCCGGGCAGCTATTTGTTCCCCGCGACCAGCCGCACCGGCCGCTGGGAAGATATCGCGCACTACACACAGATGGTCTGGCCGACGACGACGCATGTCGGCTGCGCGATTTATTCGGCCGACTGGGACTATCTGATTTGCCGCTACTCGCCGCCCGGGAACAAGGACGGCAAGCCGATCTTCACGAGCGCCGCGTTGCCGGTAAACCCCTGA
- a CDS encoding ABC-type transport auxiliary lipoprotein family protein: protein MRLLKTTAALALALELAGCGGLLGGGKPPATLFSITPDAAEPASIARSSAPGQAVTIGTPAVARELGTVRVPVQVSPTNVEYVGKMQLVDTPANLFTNLLAETVRRTTNRVVLDPGQATLDPGLVVNGTLQRFGYDAATGQVVVTYDGALSTQGGNRVETRRFTASSPADGTSTTVGPALNIAANQVAREVAQWVGSSGR from the coding sequence ATGAGGCTGCTTAAGACGACGGCCGCACTGGCCCTGGCTCTGGAACTTGCCGGCTGCGGCGGTCTGCTCGGCGGAGGGAAGCCGCCGGCGACCCTGTTCTCGATCACCCCCGACGCGGCGGAGCCGGCATCGATCGCGCGCAGCTCGGCACCGGGCCAGGCCGTGACCATCGGCACGCCAGCAGTCGCGCGCGAGCTCGGTACCGTCCGCGTGCCCGTGCAGGTTTCGCCGACCAACGTCGAATATGTCGGCAAGATGCAGCTGGTGGACACACCGGCCAACCTGTTCACCAACCTGCTCGCTGAGACGGTGCGGCGGACGACAAACCGCGTCGTGCTCGATCCCGGCCAGGCAACCTTGGACCCCGGCCTCGTCGTCAACGGCACGCTGCAGCGCTTCGGCTACGACGCCGCTACCGGGCAGGTCGTAGTGACGTACGACGGCGCGCTGTCGACCCAGGGTGGTAACCGCGTCGAAACGCGGCGCTTCACCGCCAGCTCGCCGGCTGACGGCACGTCGACCACCGTTGGTCCAGCGCTCAACATCGCCGCGAACCAGGTCGCGCGCGAGGTCGCCCAATGGGTGGGCAGTTCGGGGCGTTAG
- a CDS encoding MlaD family protein: METRSNYVMVGAVTLALLAGVLLFIVWLAGLSNKAEKCYDIYFAQGVGGLNTGSNVSFSGVPVGQVKKISLLPNRPEFVWVRINVDEQTPVLQGTSAQIHGVGFTGVSEIQLAGAERGRPPIEQIGPQGCPVIPATSGGISALLNSAPELIDRIQRLTERLTELLSDKNQNSIADILENIDKTSKVLAERAPDLADAMQDAREAVRQAGIAAQHVTTLTDSTNKLVVEQGQPAAEDLRRAIASVQKAADNLDSVITDAKPGIQNFSKSTLPEANRLVHDMRDLTQSLKAVSNRVNQQGIGGTLGPEKLPDYKPGKSK; encoded by the coding sequence GTGGAGACCCGGTCGAACTACGTGATGGTCGGTGCGGTGACACTGGCGCTGCTGGCCGGCGTGCTCCTGTTCATCGTCTGGCTCGCCGGCCTCTCGAACAAGGCTGAGAAGTGCTACGACATCTACTTCGCGCAAGGCGTGGGCGGCCTTAACACCGGTTCAAACGTCAGCTTCTCCGGCGTGCCCGTCGGCCAGGTGAAGAAGATTTCGCTGCTGCCCAATCGTCCGGAATTCGTCTGGGTCCGCATCAACGTCGATGAACAGACTCCAGTGCTTCAGGGCACGAGCGCGCAAATCCACGGCGTCGGGTTCACCGGTGTTAGCGAGATCCAACTCGCGGGCGCAGAGCGCGGCCGTCCGCCGATCGAACAGATCGGGCCGCAGGGTTGCCCGGTCATTCCGGCGACTTCGGGCGGCATCAGTGCCCTTCTGAACAGTGCGCCGGAACTGATCGATCGCATCCAGCGGCTGACCGAGCGGCTGACCGAATTGCTGAGCGACAAGAACCAGAATTCGATCGCCGACATCCTCGAAAACATCGACAAGACCAGCAAGGTGCTGGCCGAGCGCGCGCCCGATCTCGCGGACGCGATGCAGGATGCGCGCGAAGCCGTCCGCCAGGCTGGCATCGCCGCCCAGCACGTGACGACCCTCACCGACAGCACCAACAAGCTGGTTGTGGAACAGGGGCAACCCGCCGCTGAGGACCTGCGCCGCGCGATCGCCTCGGTGCAGAAAGCGGCTGACAACTTGGATTCTGTGATCACCGACGCGAAGCCGGGCATCCAGAACTTTAGCAAATCGACGCTGCCGGAAGCGAACCGCCTGGTTCACGACATGCGCGATCTTACGCAGTCGCTGAAGGCCGTGTCGAACCGCGTCAATCAACAAGGGATCGGCGGCACGCTCGGCCCCGAAAAACTGCCCGACTACAAGCCAGGGAAATCCAAATGA
- a CDS encoding ABC transporter ATP-binding protein, with translation MSRPHDCQPIITVRGLRNAFGDQVVHDGLDLEVCRGEILGVVGGSGTGKSVLLRSIIGLQTPEAGEIEVLGENMVGRTEDEAKNIRRRWGILFQNGALFSTLTVAENVEVPIREYFPFIKPPLLDEIAGYKIAMGGLSADVGPKFPSELSGGMIKRAGLARALALDPELLFLDEPTAGLDPIAAAAFDQLIKSLQERLGLTVFLITHDLDTLHAICDRIAVIADRKVIGVGTIPELLALDHPWIQEYFNGPRGRAAEASYEKGATA, from the coding sequence ATGAGCCGTCCGCACGATTGCCAGCCGATCATCACCGTTCGCGGCCTGCGCAACGCGTTTGGGGATCAGGTCGTCCACGACGGCCTCGATCTTGAGGTTTGCCGTGGCGAGATCCTAGGCGTGGTCGGCGGGTCCGGCACCGGCAAATCGGTGCTGCTCCGCTCGATCATCGGACTGCAGACTCCCGAAGCCGGCGAGATTGAGGTTCTCGGCGAGAACATGGTGGGCCGGACCGAGGATGAAGCGAAGAACATTCGCCGCCGCTGGGGCATCCTGTTTCAGAATGGCGCCCTGTTCTCGACGCTCACCGTGGCGGAGAATGTTGAGGTCCCGATCCGCGAGTATTTCCCGTTCATCAAGCCGCCGCTGCTGGACGAGATCGCGGGCTACAAGATCGCGATGGGCGGGCTTTCGGCTGACGTCGGACCCAAGTTTCCTTCGGAACTGTCGGGCGGAATGATCAAGCGTGCCGGCCTTGCACGCGCGCTCGCGCTCGACCCCGAACTGCTGTTCCTCGACGAGCCGACCGCCGGTCTCGACCCGATTGCCGCTGCGGCGTTCGACCAGCTGATCAAGTCGCTACAGGAGCGCCTTGGTCTGACCGTCTTCCTCATCACCCACGATCTCGATACGCTTCACGCAATCTGCGATCGCATCGCGGTGATCGCCGATCGCAAGGTGATCGGGGTTGGAACGATCCCGGAGCTATTGGCTTTGGATCATCCTTGGATACAAGAATATTTCAACGGGCCGCGCGGTCGTGCTGCCGAAGCGAGTTATGAGAAGGGGGCGACGGCGTAG
- a CDS encoding MlaE family lipid ABC transporter permease subunit, which translates to MAEEPEQDAHDGKGSVYRVAGALTITRAATTQREIDALPDPLTIDLSDIDRMDTVGAWLVYRAVRDRNAKVVGASRDETSLVEQVGEFDHPVRVAPLQKHNFFTVLQELGGWVVESGRTFVGLLGFLGAALIGFGNIIKRPKRFRFNAVVQRFDVVGVRALGIIGLMSFLIGIVIAQQGAVQLAQFGAEVYTINLIGRITVRELGVLMTAIMVAGRSGSAFAAQLGTMKITEEIDAMRTIGVSPIEALVLPRLMAAVLMMPLLGFWAILTALFGGGLFVWLDLQIPPATYIQRLQEVIPMTDLWIALIKAPVFGFIIALAGCFQGMLVEGNSEEVGSRTTTAVVQSIFLVIVLDAIFAVFFSSVGWV; encoded by the coding sequence ATGGCGGAAGAACCCGAGCAGGACGCGCACGACGGCAAGGGCTCGGTCTACCGGGTCGCTGGTGCGCTGACGATTACCCGGGCCGCCACGACCCAGCGTGAAATCGATGCGTTGCCAGATCCGTTGACGATCGATCTCAGCGACATCGATCGCATGGATACGGTCGGTGCCTGGCTGGTCTACCGCGCGGTTCGCGACCGCAACGCGAAGGTCGTCGGCGCCAGCCGGGACGAAACCAGCCTGGTCGAGCAGGTTGGGGAATTCGACCACCCCGTGCGCGTCGCACCGCTCCAGAAGCACAACTTCTTCACCGTGCTGCAGGAACTCGGCGGTTGGGTGGTCGAAAGCGGGCGGACCTTTGTCGGCCTTCTCGGATTCCTCGGCGCGGCGCTGATCGGCTTCGGCAACATCATCAAGCGGCCCAAGCGGTTCCGCTTCAACGCCGTCGTTCAGCGCTTCGACGTCGTCGGCGTCCGTGCGCTGGGCATCATCGGCTTGATGAGTTTCCTGATCGGCATTGTTATTGCGCAGCAGGGCGCGGTGCAGCTCGCTCAGTTCGGCGCCGAGGTGTACACCATCAACCTCATCGGGCGGATCACGGTCCGCGAACTCGGCGTGCTGATGACGGCGATCATGGTCGCCGGCCGTTCCGGTTCCGCTTTCGCGGCCCAGCTCGGCACGATGAAGATCACCGAGGAAATCGATGCCATGCGGACGATTGGCGTGTCGCCGATCGAGGCACTGGTGCTGCCGCGGCTAATGGCGGCAGTGCTGATGATGCCGCTGCTGGGATTTTGGGCGATCCTGACAGCTTTGTTCGGCGGCGGGCTCTTCGTGTGGCTCGACCTGCAGATTCCGCCTGCGACCTACATCCAGCGCCTGCAAGAGGTCATTCCGATGACCGACCTGTGGATCGCGCTCATCAAGGCTCCCGTATTCGGGTTCATCATCGCCCTCGCCGGGTGCTTCCAGGGCATGCTTGTCGAGGGTAACAGCGAGGAAGTCGGATCGCGAACGACCACTGCGGTGGTGCAGTCGATCTTCCTCGTGATCGTGCTCGACGCGATCTTCGCCGTCTTCTTCAGTTCGGTCGGCTGGGTATGA
- a CDS encoding CDP-alcohol phosphatidyltransferase family protein has protein sequence MSADTPMLFVPIGENAARPFGMAARDRACRLATNAGFECADEAIDGRPVLLASMAYGWDPAWIREMRSRPGSVLTLGAKPVLAHVAAGGDAAAVRSAMAAGTPVAGFEPVAAEHAELTNTALRKRERPFVLPLNPADPDPVERAAYDAAYKGVTDALTLYLWRKPAFYLTRWAARAGLKPNFITTIGAVGCVLAFWLFWIGQYWLGIAAGFTFMVLDTVDGKLARCTGASSKWGNVFDHGIDLVHPPFWWWAWAHGLAAYGRPLTHFYEIMVLSVIVGGYVAQRLIEGLSIKRFEGMEIHVWQKLDSQFRLITARRNPNMVILFFALLVGRPDAGLVLVAWWTLVSLIFHAVRLAQMTERKRRGRKVTSWLEA, from the coding sequence ATGAGTGCCGACACGCCCATGCTCTTCGTGCCGATCGGCGAGAATGCCGCACGGCCGTTCGGCATGGCTGCGCGCGACCGCGCCTGCCGGCTGGCGACGAATGCCGGGTTCGAATGCGCCGACGAAGCAATTGATGGGCGCCCGGTCCTGTTGGCAAGCATGGCCTATGGCTGGGACCCAGCGTGGATCCGCGAAATGCGCAGCCGGCCGGGTTCGGTGCTGACGCTCGGCGCCAAGCCGGTATTGGCGCACGTCGCCGCTGGCGGAGATGCCGCGGCCGTTCGCAGCGCGATGGCTGCGGGAACGCCGGTAGCCGGCTTCGAGCCTGTCGCTGCAGAGCATGCCGAACTGACCAACACCGCCCTTCGCAAACGGGAACGGCCGTTCGTGCTGCCGCTCAACCCTGCCGACCCCGACCCGGTCGAGCGCGCCGCGTACGACGCCGCCTACAAAGGCGTCACGGATGCACTGACGCTCTACCTGTGGCGCAAGCCCGCATTCTATCTGACCCGTTGGGCGGCGCGCGCGGGCCTGAAGCCGAATTTCATCACGACGATCGGCGCAGTGGGTTGTGTGCTGGCATTCTGGCTATTCTGGATCGGGCAATACTGGCTCGGTATTGCGGCGGGCTTCACCTTCATGGTGCTCGATACCGTCGACGGGAAGCTCGCGCGGTGCACGGGCGCCTCGTCGAAATGGGGCAACGTGTTCGACCACGGCATCGACCTAGTTCACCCTCCCTTCTGGTGGTGGGCCTGGGCGCACGGCCTCGCGGCCTATGGCCGGCCGCTGACGCATTTCTATGAGATCATGGTGCTGTCGGTGATCGTCGGCGGGTACGTCGCGCAGCGGCTGATCGAAGGTCTGTCGATCAAGCGCTTCGAGGGCATGGAGATCCACGTCTGGCAGAAGCTCGACAGCCAGTTTCGATTGATCACCGCGCGGCGCAATCCGAACATGGTGATCCTGTTCTTCGCGTTGCTGGTGGGCCGGCCGGATGCGGGGCTGGTGCTGGTTGCCTGGTGGACGTTGGTCAGCCTCATCTTCCACGCGGTGCGACTGGCGCAGATGACCGAGCGCAAGCGCCGTGGACGCAAGGTCACGTCCTGGCTGGAGGCGTGA
- a CDS encoding NTP transferase domain-containing protein produces the protein MKHTAILLAGSRPGRDDFAAQFGTDLKALIPIRGEPMVRRPARALLESRTVGDIQILSESPDRLASIIPNNLRVSHAASDGTIAETILRLCDDPATVWPLLVTTADHALLTPAMVDEFCDRAGDSEIAIGVVERSTLLQRFPNAARTWIKFRGGAYTGANLFHLRSPKVRPAIELWRAVEQDRKKAMRVVSLLGPLILLLVALRMISLDAVMRKLGARLGLNARAVPLSDPLAGVDVDKPSDHRLVEAILAGEA, from the coding sequence GTGAAGCACACCGCTATCCTGCTGGCCGGGTCGCGGCCCGGCCGCGACGATTTTGCAGCGCAGTTCGGCACCGACTTGAAGGCGCTAATCCCCATCCGCGGCGAGCCGATGGTGCGGAGGCCCGCCCGCGCGCTGCTTGAAAGCAGAACCGTGGGCGACATTCAGATCCTATCCGAAAGTCCCGACCGGCTGGCATCGATCATCCCGAACAACCTGCGCGTTAGCCATGCCGCGTCCGACGGCACGATCGCCGAGACGATCTTGAGGCTGTGTGATGACCCGGCGACAGTCTGGCCATTGCTGGTAACGACGGCTGACCACGCATTGCTGACTCCGGCCATGGTCGACGAGTTTTGCGATCGCGCCGGCGACAGCGAAATCGCAATCGGCGTCGTCGAGCGCTCGACATTGTTGCAGCGCTTTCCGAACGCTGCGCGTACGTGGATCAAGTTCCGCGGCGGCGCTTACACCGGTGCAAACCTCTTCCATCTCCGCTCGCCGAAAGTTCGACCCGCCATCGAACTGTGGCGTGCCGTGGAACAAGACCGCAAAAAGGCGATGCGCGTGGTTTCGTTGCTTGGTCCCCTGATATTGCTGCTTGTCGCCCTGCGAATGATCAGTTTGGATGCGGTGATGCGTAAGCTCGGTGCCCGTCTGGGCCTCAACGCCAGGGCGGTGCCACTTTCCGATCCGCTCGCCGGAGTCGACGTGGACAAGCCCTCCGATCATCGTCTGGTCGAGGCCATTCTTGCAGGTGAAGCATGA
- a CDS encoding HAD-IB family hydrolase: MTDLAIYDMDRTVTRHATYTPFLLHCAARRAPWRLIFLPLVVGSMLAYVAKLIDRARLKEINHRLLLGGKIHPRNLAPLIDSFAERQVATNIRPGALRAIARDKSEGRRVVMATASYTLYARAIAERLGFDDVIGTGSIIGLDERVHAKIDGENCYGPAKRRMIADWVERSGLTGTHGHVRFYSDHVSDAPVFEWSDEPVAVNPHDKLKRLATQRGWAIEDWG, encoded by the coding sequence ATGACCGACCTCGCCATCTACGACATGGATCGAACGGTGACGCGGCACGCCACCTATACCCCGTTCCTGTTGCATTGCGCGGCGCGGCGGGCGCCTTGGCGGCTTATCTTTCTGCCGCTCGTGGTGGGATCGATGCTCGCCTATGTCGCGAAGCTCATCGACCGGGCGCGTCTCAAGGAAATCAATCATCGGCTATTGCTGGGCGGCAAGATCCACCCTCGCAATTTGGCGCCACTGATCGACAGCTTTGCCGAACGGCAAGTGGCGACGAACATTCGTCCCGGCGCACTGCGCGCCATCGCCCGCGACAAGTCGGAAGGCCGCCGGGTGGTGATGGCGACCGCTTCCTACACGCTATATGCCCGCGCGATCGCGGAGCGCCTCGGCTTCGACGACGTGATTGGGACCGGGTCGATTATTGGCCTGGACGAACGCGTCCATGCAAAAATCGATGGTGAGAATTGCTACGGTCCCGCCAAGCGACGGATGATCGCGGACTGGGTCGAACGTTCGGGGCTGACCGGGACGCATGGGCATGTGCGATTCTATTCTGATCATGTCTCGGACGCGCCAGTGTTCGAATGGTCCGACGAACCGGTCGCCGTGAATCCCCACGACAAATTGAAGCGGCTGGCAACGCAGCGGGGCTGGGCGATCGAAGACTGGGGCTAA
- a CDS encoding deoxyribodipyrimidine photo-lyase, with the protein MTSPTLVWLRQDLRLDDQPAIATAAAAGPFAALYVLDDEMPGDWAIGGAQRWWLHHSLVALGESLERRGGKLLLRRGSAKKIVAKVADELGAPTVHATAHYEPWWSETEKALGERLTLHSGDTLVSLDAVRTGSGQPFKIYGPFYRALSALDVADPVGAPQSISAPDHLPESDDLADWQLLPTKPDWATGFSIWEPGEDGAHARLERFEDAVGNYAEARDLPSEDGTSMLSPHLHFGEISPRRIYHSLRDAGGEKFLKELAWRDFARSAVLADPDVGARSQRNTGIRWRSGKHAVADFLAWTRGMTGYPIVDAGMRQLWALGWMHNRVRMLTASFLVKHLLIDWRRGERWFWDTLVDADYSNNSLNWQWIAGTGIDSQPFNRIMAPLSQSAKFDAASYIREWVPELAHLSDEDIHDPQERGSYPAPLIGHKEARERALAARGSAG; encoded by the coding sequence ATGACTTCACCAACGCTCGTCTGGCTCCGACAGGACTTGAGGCTCGACGACCAGCCGGCCATCGCCACTGCAGCGGCGGCTGGACCTTTCGCGGCGCTTTACGTCCTCGACGACGAAATGCCTGGCGACTGGGCCATTGGTGGCGCGCAACGCTGGTGGCTGCACCACAGTCTCGTCGCCCTTGGTGAATCGCTGGAACGGCGGGGCGGCAAGCTACTTCTTCGACGCGGCTCAGCGAAGAAAATCGTGGCCAAGGTCGCCGACGAACTCGGTGCCCCGACCGTGCACGCGACAGCGCATTACGAGCCTTGGTGGAGCGAGACCGAAAAAGCGCTTGGCGAGCGACTGACGCTCCATTCCGGGGACACACTCGTCTCGCTGGATGCCGTGCGAACCGGGTCTGGCCAGCCGTTCAAAATCTATGGGCCGTTCTACCGGGCCTTGTCGGCCCTCGACGTCGCGGACCCGGTCGGCGCTCCGCAATCGATATCGGCCCCCGATCACTTGCCGGAAAGCGATGACCTAGCCGATTGGCAATTGCTGCCGACCAAGCCGGATTGGGCGACCGGATTTTCGATCTGGGAACCCGGCGAGGATGGCGCGCACGCGCGGCTCGAACGCTTCGAGGATGCGGTCGGGAATTATGCCGAAGCGCGCGACCTTCCGTCGGAAGACGGCACGTCGATGCTGTCCCCTCACCTGCACTTCGGCGAGATCAGTCCGAGACGCATTTATCATTCGCTGCGCGACGCAGGCGGCGAGAAATTCCTGAAGGAGCTGGCGTGGCGCGACTTCGCGCGGAGTGCAGTTCTCGCCGATCCGGACGTCGGGGCGCGCAGTCAGCGGAACACGGGAATCCGCTGGCGTTCGGGCAAACACGCCGTTGCGGATTTCCTCGCATGGACCCGCGGCATGACCGGCTACCCAATCGTCGACGCAGGAATGCGGCAGCTTTGGGCGCTCGGATGGATGCACAACCGCGTTCGCATGCTGACCGCAAGCTTTCTGGTGAAACATTTGCTGATCGACTGGCGCCGGGGCGAGCGCTGGTTCTGGGACACGCTGGTCGACGCAGATTACAGCAACAACAGCCTCAACTGGCAGTGGATCGCGGGCACGGGGATCGACAGCCAGCCGTTCAACCGGATTATGGCGCCGCTCTCGCAATCGGCGAAGTTCGACGCGGCCAGTTATATCCGCGAATGGGTGCCCGAGCTTGCGCACTTGTCGGACGAGGACATCCACGACCCGCAGGAGCGAGGCTCCTATCCTGCCCCGTTGATCGGTCACAAGGAAGCGAGAGAGCGCGCTCTGGCGGCGCGAGGAAGCGCGGGGTGA
- a CDS encoding alpha/beta hydrolase, with the protein MTHVKTADGAHIFYKDWGPKDAQPIVFHHGWPLSADDWDAQMLFFLGQGYRVIAHDRRGHGRSSQTSDGNEMDTYASDVDALVTELGLTNAIHIGHSTGGGEVARYVARHGKGRVAKAILVDAVPPVMVKKESNPGGLPIEVFDQFRAALAANRAQFYLDVASGPFYNFDKPGVKISEGLIRNWWRQGMMGSAKAHYECIKAFSETDFTEDLKAIDVPVLVIHSEADQIVPYADSGPLAAKLLRNGTLKTYKDLPHGLLSTHPEIINPDMLAFIRGDTTAATAAPAAAEPVPAE; encoded by the coding sequence ATGACGCACGTCAAGACCGCCGATGGCGCACATATTTTCTATAAAGATTGGGGACCGAAGGACGCGCAGCCGATCGTCTTCCACCATGGCTGGCCGCTCAGCGCAGACGACTGGGACGCGCAAATGCTGTTCTTCCTCGGCCAAGGCTATCGAGTGATTGCCCACGACCGGCGCGGGCACGGACGGTCCAGCCAGACGAGCGACGGTAACGAGATGGACACGTACGCGTCCGACGTCGACGCGCTCGTGACCGAGCTTGGGCTGACGAATGCAATCCACATCGGCCATTCGACTGGCGGCGGTGAGGTGGCCCGGTACGTGGCACGCCACGGCAAGGGACGGGTCGCAAAGGCGATCCTGGTCGATGCCGTGCCGCCGGTGATGGTCAAGAAGGAGTCAAACCCGGGCGGCCTCCCGATCGAGGTGTTCGACCAGTTCCGCGCGGCGCTCGCCGCAAATCGCGCGCAATTCTACCTCGATGTCGCGAGCGGACCTTTCTACAATTTCGACAAGCCGGGCGTGAAAATATCCGAAGGCCTGATCCGCAACTGGTGGCGGCAGGGCATGATGGGCAGCGCCAAGGCGCACTATGAGTGCATCAAGGCCTTTTCGGAGACGGACTTCACGGAAGACCTGAAGGCGATCGATGTGCCGGTGCTGGTAATCCACAGCGAGGCCGATCAGATCGTGCCCTACGCGGATTCAGGCCCGCTTGCGGCGAAGCTGCTGCGGAACGGGACGCTGAAGACCTACAAGGATCTTCCGCACGGGCTGCTGTCGACGCATCCCGAGATCATCAATCCGGACATGCTGGCGTTCATTCGCGGCGACACGACCGCCGCGACGGCCGCCCCCGCAGCCGCCGAGCCGGTTCCGGCTGAATAA
- a CDS encoding cystathionine gamma-synthase family protein, translated as MPTEDELSGAISHQRSPKPSPTTVGNHKLSPQTLMLGYGFDPELSEGSLKPPIFLTSTFVFENAAAGKRFFEGVTGKRPGGAEGLIYSRFNGPNQEILEDRLAVWEDADDALAFSSGMAAIATLLLTFVRPGDCVVHSGPLYAATETLIGKILGQFGVSWIDFPSGATREEIDAAIARGKEKGRVSLVYLESPANPTNQLVDVEAVRAAVDAAFGDGEKPPIAIDNTFLGPLWAKPLAQGADLSVYSLTKYVGGHSDLVAGGLVGEKNLINQIRSFRNTIGTICDPNTAWMLLRSLETLELRMSRAGENAAKVCDFLKSHPKVEKIGYLGFLEEGSRQADIYKRHCTGAGSTFSLYLKGGEKEAFAFLDALQIANLAVSLGGTETLASAPAAMTHLSVPDERKKQLDITDNLVRISIGCENADDLIADFANALQAV; from the coding sequence TTGCCCACCGAAGACGAACTGAGCGGCGCCATTTCCCACCAGCGCTCGCCGAAGCCGTCGCCGACCACCGTCGGCAACCACAAGCTCAGCCCGCAGACCCTGATGCTTGGCTATGGCTTTGACCCGGAACTGAGCGAAGGTTCGCTCAAGCCGCCGATCTTCCTCACCTCGACCTTCGTTTTCGAGAACGCGGCCGCAGGTAAGCGCTTTTTCGAAGGTGTTACCGGCAAGCGACCCGGCGGGGCGGAGGGCCTCATCTACTCCCGCTTCAACGGTCCCAACCAGGAAATCCTCGAGGATCGCCTGGCGGTCTGGGAAGATGCCGACGACGCCTTGGCTTTCTCCAGCGGCATGGCGGCGATCGCGACGTTGCTGCTGACGTTCGTTCGTCCTGGCGACTGCGTCGTTCACTCTGGCCCTCTTTACGCTGCGACGGAAACGCTAATTGGCAAGATCCTCGGGCAGTTCGGCGTCTCCTGGATCGACTTTCCGTCGGGCGCCACCCGCGAGGAAATCGACGCCGCAATCGCTCGCGGCAAGGAAAAGGGCCGAGTCAGCCTCGTCTATCTCGAAAGCCCGGCAAACCCGACGAACCAGCTGGTCGACGTCGAAGCCGTCCGCGCGGCGGTCGACGCGGCGTTCGGCGATGGCGAGAAGCCGCCGATCGCCATCGACAACACCTTCCTCGGCCCGCTCTGGGCCAAGCCGCTTGCGCAGGGCGCGGACCTGTCGGTCTACAGCCTCACCAAATATGTCGGCGGGCACAGCGACCTCGTCGCAGGTGGCCTGGTCGGTGAGAAAAACCTGATCAACCAGATCCGTAGCTTCCGGAATACGATCGGGACCATTTGCGACCCGAACACCGCCTGGATGCTGCTGCGAAGCTTGGAGACGCTCGAACTGCGCATGAGCCGCGCCGGCGAGAACGCTGCCAAGGTGTGCGATTTCCTCAAGAGCCATCCGAAGGTCGAAAAGATCGGCTACCTCGGTTTCCTCGAAGAGGGTTCGCGTCAGGCCGATATCTACAAACGGCACTGCACGGGCGCCGGCTCGACCTTCTCGCTTTATCTGAAGGGGGGAGAAAAGGAGGCTTTCGCGTTCTTGGACGCGCTACAGATTGCAAACCTCGCCGTCAGCCTCGGCGGCACGGAAACACTTGCCAGCGCGCCCGCCGCGATGACTCACCTCTCCGTGCCCGACGAGCGCAAGAAGCAACTCGACATCACCGACAACCTCGTCCGCATTTCGATCGGCTGCGAGAATGCCGACGACCTGATCGCTGACTTCGCCAACGCGTTGCAAGCGGTCTGA